The Montipora capricornis isolate CH-2021 chromosome 6, ASM3666992v2, whole genome shotgun sequence genome has a window encoding:
- the LOC138054590 gene encoding membrane progestin receptor delta-like — protein MPSRSKFSTTAQGKSNKIGNNNFQISKSNDQGSGMNNNNGKLDQLFNRDEVPPGLQEPYIFTGYRKPNITFKESFQLIFHINNETFNIWSHVLATLYFIVRYTLVLLELGKPDSPQRDFYYPMLSSAIGTCTVFGMSSIAHIFNSKSEHMHSVFYFFDYAGISIYTYTSGQVMFFYNRPINTGWRIFESPLLYTAIGAFLSFLSTFLSCLVKFAFKSHKTYGAIARVVAVFAGWINTILSLVVGITICSCHAVTTCQSFLSCNEIMISHFVRHCFYAIAGGIIYASRLPERLLPGKFDMIGNSHHFLHIFAALSTEYAFKILGDALQSRRCLENERLTHSLVGITVLHTILPTLIVFVGNFAISFWFARLLYKKIK, from the coding sequence ATGCCATCGCGGTCAAAGTTCTCGACTACTGCTCAAGGAAAATCGAATAAGATTGGAAATAACAATTTCCAAATCTCAAAGTCAAATGATCAAGGCAGTGGCATGAACAACAACAATGGCAAACTGGATCAGCTTTTCAACCGGGATGAAGTTCCACCGGGTCTGCAAGAGCCGTACATCTTCACTGGTTACAGGAAACCTAACATTACCTTTAAAGAAAGcttccagttaatttttcacATCAACAACGAGACCTTCAATATTTGGAGCCACGTTTTGGCAACGCTGTATTTTATTGTGCGATATACGCTTGTTCTGCTTGAATTGGGTAAACCTGATTCCCCACAGCGAGATTTCTACTATCCAATGTTGTCTTCTGCTATCGGAACTTGCACTGTTTTTGGGATGAGTTCCATTGCTCATATTTTTAACTCCAAATCGGAACACATGCACAGTGTTTTCTACTTTTTCGATTACGCTGGAATTAGCATATATACGTACACTTCTGGTCAAGTGATGTTTTTCTATAACCGACCAATTAACACTGGATGGAGAATCTTCGAATCCCCGCTGCTTTACACAGCAATCGGTGCTTTTCTATCGttcctttcaacttttttaagCTGCTTGGTCAAATTCGCTTTTAAAAGTCACAAAACATACGGGGCAATAGCACGAGTTGTGGCAGTTTTCGCAGGCTGGATCAACACAATTCTGTCTCTCGTAGTTGGCATTACAATTTGCAGTTGTCACGCTGTCACGACATGCCAGTCCTTCCTCTCGTGCAACGAAATAATGATTTCCCACTTTGTGCGCCATTGTTTCTACGCCATCGCAGGTGGGATTATCTATGCGAGTCGGCTGCCCGAGCGCTTGCTTCCTGGGAAATTCGACATGATAGGAAACAGCCATCATTTTCTGCATATTTTCGCTGCTTTGTCAACCGAATACGCGTTTAAAATACTTGGAGATGCCTTGCAAAGTCGTCGATGTCTCGAAAACGAACGCTTGACGCACTCCTTGGTTGGAATAACAGTTTTGCACACGATCCTTCCAACTTTGATAGTTTTTGTTGGAAATTTTGCAATCTCTTTCTGGTTTGCAAGACtcctttacaaaaaaattaaatag